The Triticum dicoccoides isolate Atlit2015 ecotype Zavitan chromosome 6A, WEW_v2.0, whole genome shotgun sequence genome has a window encoding:
- the LOC119314497 gene encoding gamma-glutamylcyclotransferase 2-2-like, which yields MVLWVFGYGSLIWNPGFDFDEKILGFIKGYKRTFNLACIDHRGTPQHPARTCTLESEDEAICWGIAYCVKGGLEKEREAMQYLERRECEYDQKISVDFYKDGNSLEPAVTDVLVFVSTPDPVGNKYYLGPAALEDMARQIATASGPNGYNRDYLFSMEKALSNISHEDDTIIELADEVRKVLSRSTEKKVTGSDMPLKSHTPVVHIPALPEGTVVVST from the exons ATGGTGCTGTGGGTATTCGGGTATGGGTCCCTGATCTGGAACCCCGGATTCGACTTCGACGAGAAGATCCTGGGATTCATCAAGGGCTACAAGCGAACGTTTAATCTCG CTTGCATTGACCATAGAGGCACACCACAGCATCCGGCCAGGACCTGCACCCTTGAATCCGAAGATGAAGCCATATGC TGGGGAATTGCTTATTGTGTCAAAGGTGGTCTAGAAAAAGAACGAGAAGCAATGCAG TACTTGGAGAGAAGAGAATGCGAGTATGACCAGAAGATCTCTGTGGATTTCTACAAG GATGGAAATTCTCTGGAACCAGCTGTGACGGATGTATTAGT TTTCGTATCCACTCCTGATCCAGTTGGCAACAAATATTATCTTGGCCCTGCTGCTTTGGAGGATATGGCAAG GCAAATTGCTACAGCCAGTGGCCCTAATGGATATAATAGGGACTACCTATTCTCAATGGAGAAGGCACTGTCCAATATAA GCCATGAAGACGACACGATCATTGAGCTTGCGGATGAGGTGAGGAAGGTGCTGAGCAGGTCGACGGAGAAGAAGGTTACCGGCTCCGACATGCCATTAAAATCGCATACTCCCGTTGTGCACATCCCTGCTCTTCCTGAGGGCACCGTCGTGGTCTCAACATAG